Part of the Nitrospinota bacterium genome, GATGAGGGATTATTTCATTAAAGTATCGTCAAAAGCCAAGGCTCCTTTTTATGCCGGGTTGCTCGATTTCGCGGGGGGATTTATTGAAAGCGAGGCCGATGAGGCGGCGGCGAAGGGCGCGCAGGCCGCCGCACGGCCATGATATCGCCATGAACGAGACTGACGCGGCCGCAGGCCCGGCCGCCCTTGCGGTGAATCCATCGGCCTGCATAGACGCCAGGTCGGAAATGGCGGCATGCGCAAAGTGCGCGGATGTATGCCCGGAGGAATGCCTCAAGGTGTCCGGCAGGGCCATACATGTGGACGAGCCGGCCTGCGTGGAGTGCGGGTTATGCGCCGCCGTTTGCCCCTCCTCGGCGATCACGCTTGGGGCTTATCAGGAAGGGCGGATAGGCGATATCCTGGAAGCGGAGCTTTCAAAATCGGAAAACGCCGTCCTGTATTGCCGGAAGTCGGCCCTGGATGGCCATGGTCACTTCAAATGCCTCGGCGCGCTTACTGGCGCGAGGATGGTCAATCTGGCGCTGTCCGGGGCCGCTTCCATAACGTTGAAGGGAGCCTGCGGCGAATGCGGCATTTATTCCGGCAAGGCGCAAATCCAGAAGGCCGTTGACGCGGCCAATTACACCCTGGGCAAGATAGGAGCCAGTCCGGCCGTCGTTTTCGAGCCGGACGCCGGGAAAAGCGTGGAGCGGAAGAAAAGCGCCGAGATATCCTCCCGCCGGGGTTTCCTGGCCGGTTTCGCGCGGATCGCCGTCAAGCAGGCGGTTTCAAAAATCAGGATTTACAATATCGTGGCGGCCCCAAACGGATGGCTTGCCCCGATCCAGACGCCATCGCGAAAACGCATGCTAAACAGGAACGTGAAGGCGGCCGCCGGCGAGCAGGCCGTATTCAGCGAATCAGAATCACTTTTCAGGATGGTGGAGGTCGCGGAAAACTGCTCGCTTTGCAACGCATGCTCCGCATATTGCCCCACCGGCGCGCTTGCAAGGAAAGATTATCCAGACAGGATAGCGATCGAATTCACCGCCGCCCTGTGTGTCAAATGCCACGGGTGCGCCGGGTTATGCCCGGAAAAAGCCATAAGTTACGCGGAACAGTTCAGCGCTTCGGCCGCCCTGGCTGAAACGCCGCAGACAAAGGCGGAGAGAGGAAAATCGGAGTGCGTGTCCTGCATGAAGCCGTTTGTGCCTGTTGAAGACGGGCAAACCTCGTGCAAGGCGTGCATGAAGGTGGACAAGTTCCAAAAACATCTTTTTTCAATGTATGTATCAGAGAGGAGGAGTCATGAAAGCTAGATTTTTGGCGGTGATCATCGCCGGTTTTTTCATGGTGGCAGGATACGCCGCCCTTGCCTCGGCCAAGAATCCGCAGTATTCCGGCAACCTGGGATGCAAATGCCACAAGGCGGAGCAGGACGAGTGGGCGAAAAGCCCGCATGGAAAGGCAATGGAAGCCCTTTTCGCGGCCAAGCGCACCAAGTCGCAGAATCTCGCGCTTAAAAACGCGAAGCTCGATTACAAAAAAGATTATAACAAGGACGACAAATGCCTGAAGTGCCACGTGGTGGGCTACAGCAAGCCTGGCGGCTACGAAGATGAGAAGAGCGCGGCGGACCTCATAGGCGCGGGGTGCGAGATGTGCCACGGCCCCGGCTCGGAATACAGGAATCTCCATAAGGAAAAAGAGGAGACCTTCACAAGGGCCGAGGCAAAGGCCGCTGGCGCCACTTATGGTTCCGATGACTCAGGCGTGTGCCTGAAATGCCATGACAACAAGGATTCACCCTTTAACGCCAAGACGGACAAGAAGTACGCGTTCAACCATGGCGAGATGATCAAGCTTGAGAAGGCGTGGCACAAGGTGTATCCGCTGAAGTTCAAGCATTAAACCGGCGAACATTCAAATCAGCCGGCGGCCTGACTTTCAGCCGCTGGCGCGGATTTGCCTTCCGGACGCCTTTTGTCACCCCTATGGTTCGCGGACCCGCTGAAATTAACTCACGCGGGACCGTGCGGCAAAAGGCGTCTTTTTTTTGCGCGCATCGGGTGTTAGCATGTTAACAGGCTGAACGGATGACATTGCCATGACATTTTTCATAGCGGTCCTTCTTGCCGCCTACGCTCTTGGCATGTGGAGCATGCTGACCCACTGGAGCGCCCTTACGCCGAAATCACGTAAAATCACGGCTTTTTTCACACTGGGCCTTTTCCCGTTTTTATGGGTGATGGCGGTGGCCTACCAGGACCTGGAAAGGGTCAAGCATGTGGGCTTCTGCGAAAAATGCCACACCATGCGGCCATTCGTGGACAACCTGAAAAGCGAAAACCTGGAGCCTCTCTCCACGCTGCATTACCAGAACAATTGGGTCCGTCAGGAGTCAGCGTGCTATGAATGCCACACGTCATACACGATGTTCGGTCCGCTGACCGCCAAATTCAAGGGGCTCAGGCACCTGTATGTTTATTACGTCCAGGGAGGAGAGGGGGCTCCGAAACTTTACGACAAGTACGACGCCCGGCAATGCTTAAGGTGCCACGGCCCGTCGCGCCGCTACCTTAAAATGAGGAAGCATACCAGGGACGAAAACCTTCTTAAAGACCTGGTGGAAGGCAAGCGCTCTTGCATAGAAAGCGACTGCCATTCGCTTGTGCATTTGAAAGAAACGGGAGCCGCCAATGACAAGGGGTGAAATGGCCGTAACTGTTAAAATGCCCGCCGGCCGGCGTGGCGCCGGAGCGGGAACATGAACGGACTGGACAGGTTGATGAAAATGGCCGTGATCTTCAACATCGCGGGAGTGACGCTTCTTTCGATCTCACTTTTCGTGGAAACGCCGTTTCAACTGACGTTGACGATGGCAGGGGGCTGCGCATCGGCGCTTATCGGCTTTGGCATATGGGTCAAGATGGTGATAGACGAAGCGTTAAGCCGCGGCATGCTTGAGTAAGGCGCCCCGGAAACGTCGGCAAAACTGGCTCCCCGGGGGTGAAGGAAGTGGGCAATGGAGAGTGAAATTGGCAGCCTGTAAACGGCTTTTGTAAATTTAAAAGTCCCTGTCCGGACTCCTTGCATGATATAATGCATTCCATTATAATATAAACCATGATAATGACGTTTGCCTGCAAACGGACCGAGGTATTTTTCCGAAGAGGAAAAGCTATGGGATTCCTTTCTGGACAAATCCGGGAGATCGCGTCCAGAAAGTTGCAGATGCTCCATTTCGCCGCTGAAGTGATCGACCTGAGAGTTCCGCCGGGCAATCAGTTGGAAACGTTAAAAGGAGATCGCGCTGGGCAATATAGTATCAGGATCAACAGGCAGTATCGAATATGCTTCCGGTTCGAGGGGGGCAACGCCTACGACGTGGAAATAGTGGACTATCACTAGGCCATAAGGAGACAAGAGAAATGATCGGATTGAAAGTCGAACATCCGGGGATCATTCTTCGGGAAGAGTACCTGGAGCCGCTGGGCATCACGCAAACCCAGCTCGCCAGGGAAACCGGTATAAGCTACCTGCGGGTGAACGAGCTGGTCAACGGCAAACGGGGAATCACCCCGGACACCGCCATGCGGCTGGCCCGATATTTGGGAACATCGGCGCAGTATTGGATGAACTGGCAATCTGCCTTTGACCTTCAAAAAGCAGAGGCCGAGCATCACAAGGAATACGAGAGGATACCCGTTTTTGCGCAGTAGGCAGACCGCCTTTTGAAAATGAAATAAAACGGCATGCGCTGGATGATTTCAGCCGTATTTTGAAAAAGAATTGCGCTGAGAGAAACGAAGTTAATCTTGCGATGGCATGTAACGCCGTAATGTTCAACAAGATAAGAATGGCTCCCCGGCGCGGACGCTCGCCGAAAAACAATCACACTGATTTTCCAGTTCTTGCATTGGCAAGAGAGGGGGAAATGGTAATTCGCAAGCACCTTTAACCACGACAAAATATACCATTCCTGAATCGTTTGGTGTATCGTATAACCATGTTAAAAAATCCATATGGAAAGTGTTCTGGCGCCTTCCAAAATGATTGCGGAGGTAGATAAAATAATGCCTCAATTTGACCGGATCACTCAACAGCCGGAAGTTATGGGCGGCAAGCCCTGCATCCGCGGGATGCGGGTTACTGTCGGCATGATTGTCGGCCAGATAGGAGCCGGCCATAGCATCGAGGATATCCTCAAAGACTACCCATACCTTGAACGCGAGGATATTTTTCAAGCCATCCGATATGCCGCATGGCGCGCCGAGGAACGGGAGATCATGCTGACACAAGCATGAAACTGCTCGTTGACATGAACCTGT contains:
- a CDS encoding 4Fe-4S binding protein; this encodes MNETDAAAGPAALAVNPSACIDARSEMAACAKCADVCPEECLKVSGRAIHVDEPACVECGLCAAVCPSSAITLGAYQEGRIGDILEAELSKSENAVLYCRKSALDGHGHFKCLGALTGARMVNLALSGAASITLKGACGECGIYSGKAQIQKAVDAANYTLGKIGASPAVVFEPDAGKSVERKKSAEISSRRGFLAGFARIAVKQAVSKIRIYNIVAAPNGWLAPIQTPSRKRMLNRNVKAAAGEQAVFSESESLFRMVEVAENCSLCNACSAYCPTGALARKDYPDRIAIEFTAALCVKCHGCAGLCPEKAISYAEQFSASAALAETPQTKAERGKSECVSCMKPFVPVEDGQTSCKACMKVDKFQKHLFSMYVSERRSHES
- a CDS encoding NapC/NirT family cytochrome c, with amino-acid sequence MTFFIAVLLAAYALGMWSMLTHWSALTPKSRKITAFFTLGLFPFLWVMAVAYQDLERVKHVGFCEKCHTMRPFVDNLKSENLEPLSTLHYQNNWVRQESACYECHTSYTMFGPLTAKFKGLRHLYVYYVQGGEGAPKLYDKYDARQCLRCHGPSRRYLKMRKHTRDENLLKDLVEGKRSCIESDCHSLVHLKETGAANDKG
- a CDS encoding type II toxin-antitoxin system RelE/ParE family toxin, yielding MIMTFACKRTEVFFRRGKAMGFLSGQIREIASRKLQMLHFAAEVIDLRVPPGNQLETLKGDRAGQYSIRINRQYRICFRFEGGNAYDVEIVDYH
- a CDS encoding HigA family addiction module antidote protein, whose product is MIGLKVEHPGIILREEYLEPLGITQTQLARETGISYLRVNELVNGKRGITPDTAMRLARYLGTSAQYWMNWQSAFDLQKAEAEHHKEYERIPVFAQ
- a CDS encoding DUF433 domain-containing protein, which codes for MPQFDRITQQPEVMGGKPCIRGMRVTVGMIVGQIGAGHSIEDILKDYPYLEREDIFQAIRYAAWRAEEREIMLTQA